The Streptomyces sp. NBC_01268 genome window below encodes:
- a CDS encoding fibronectin type III domain-containing protein, which yields MPAQDTSAPTAPTGVTAAAGSASTVHVMWSAATDDRAVTGYAVYRQGRKVKDLPADTLMTDVTGLAPAAPQTFTVRARDAAGNLSPDSATVSATTLAATAEDRTPPTRPTALRVAPAGPDGATLAWRPARDDTRVTAYDVYQGDARVHTVPGTETTARLTGLRPGTAYSFTVRARDAAENSSPDSGPADLTTAPAPGAPPNTAPTAVTAKATKGAVTLTWTPPRTGAPVEEHQLYLNGRFATTIVWGAQPPPGPVTYTLTVPTAPGTRYTLTLRARLPDGTWGDFSAPRTVVTP from the coding sequence CTGCCCGCGCAGGACACCAGCGCCCCGACCGCCCCCACCGGAGTCACCGCCGCCGCGGGCAGCGCCAGCACCGTGCACGTCATGTGGAGCGCCGCCACCGACGACCGCGCCGTCACCGGCTACGCCGTCTACCGCCAGGGCCGCAAGGTCAAGGACCTCCCCGCCGACACCCTCATGACCGACGTCACCGGCCTCGCCCCGGCCGCCCCGCAGACCTTCACCGTCCGCGCCCGCGACGCCGCGGGGAACCTCTCCCCGGACAGCGCCACCGTCTCCGCCACGACCCTCGCCGCCACCGCCGAGGACCGCACGCCCCCCACCCGCCCCACCGCCCTGCGCGTCGCCCCCGCCGGACCCGACGGCGCCACCCTGGCCTGGCGTCCCGCCCGCGACGACACCCGGGTCACCGCCTACGACGTCTACCAGGGCGACGCCCGCGTCCACACCGTCCCCGGCACCGAGACCACCGCCCGGCTCACCGGCCTGCGCCCCGGCACCGCCTACTCGTTCACCGTCCGGGCCCGCGACGCCGCCGAGAACTCCTCCCCGGACAGCGGCCCCGCCGACCTCACCACCGCCCCCGCCCCCGGCGCCCCGCCGAACACCGCGCCCACCGCCGTCACCGCGAAGGCCACGAAGGGGGCCGTCACCCTCACCTGGACCCCGCCCCGCACCGGCGCCCCCGTCGAGGAGCACCAGCTCTACCTGAACGGCCGATTCGCCACCACCATCGTCTGGGGTGCGCAGCCCCCGCCCGGCCCCGTCACGTACACCCTCACCGTCCCCACCGCCCCCGGCACCCGCTACACCCTCACCCTCCGCGCCCGGCTCCCCGACGGCACCTGGGGTGACTTCTCGGCGCCGCGCACGGTGGTGACCCCCTGA